The genome window CTTTTTGTCTCACAAGTGTTGTACTGCCTCGGGCGTCAATTGTACAAAGGTATACCTCTTCTCATACTTCTAAATGAGTAATGAAATGTGATCGCTGACGTAAAATTGGTAAAGCTGTGGCAGACTGTACGAGTGTGTGCCAAAAATTTGATCGCCTTTAGGTGTTCTAAAGACTGCAAAATTTCACCAAGGAAACTCGCTTTAGGTATTGACCAGTGCACACCCTGAGGTCTTGTAGAATGTCATAAGCTCTACGTCTGTCCACAGCATTATAACCCTTCTCAAGATCTGCGAAGATGAGAGTACGTCGACAGATCCTCAGCAACTTCATCACGTACCCTAACTGTCATACACAAATTCTATATTTCACACTTGGAATCCAACTTTTTTCGCCGTCTCTTCGATTATAGTCCATCTGAGAACCACGATTAAAGAACTTAACTGCACAGTCCTCGAAATACGCCTTtatctattcatttttttctttcctcttttcttCTGACTGTTCCCTTCTTTGTGTTCTCGTATTTGATATAGGTtggcaacacatttttttattattttagctTGTGCCTTGTTCTGTTTGTAAATCAACACTTGCTTGCACCAAATTACTCCAAGACCAGTTACATTTTCTACTGCAATTTGTGAGGACGTAATCTACGAAATACAACTCTTTAGTGTGACGCTGTTACACTTATTTTTCTAATGTATTACCCCTAATTTAAACATTGTGCCAATCAactgaagcccgcatctcgtggtcgtgcggtagcttcccacgcccgggttcccgggtccccggcggggtcagggattttctctgcctcgtgatggctgcgtgttgtgtgatgtccttaggttagttaggtttaagtagttctaagttctaggggactgatgacctaagatgttaagtcccatagtgctcagagctatttgaaccatttttttatcaacTGAAATAGTTTCACTGACAATCAATGAGTAGATTGTCAGGGTTAattaaaaaaatggtcaaatgcctctgaacactatgggacttaacatctgaggtcatcagtcccctagaacttagaactacttaaacctaactaacctaaggatatcacacacacccatgcccgaggcaggatttgaacctgcgaccgtagcggtcgcgcgattacagactctagcgcctagaaccgctcggccactccgagggTGAATTCAATGGAGATGCGGATGACATCAGAGAAAACTAATCACAAATGGTGAATCTACAAGGTACCACAAAATTCATTCCATTTCAGCGAAATTAATTCAGAtcacatacaacaacaacaactacgtaCACAACATTTCAGTATGTTTAAAAGTGGTAAAAATAAACACCGTTTTAAGTGATAAAAACGTCACAGGTGCACCGTTTTTCCACTATGTGTCCTTGAACTGTTAGCGCTAGCGATGTTCAAGGACGTTGTTCAAACTACTGTATGATGACTGTTGTCTTAGGGATACTAAATGCCATTTAGCATTCCGCAATTACGACATCGGATCAGATAGGTCAGTCATCAGGGCTGTATCTTTGCATAGCACTaaatctttcttcatttactttcccaATTCAGCCATGCGACAGCCATACCCTGTAACCTGCGTTTTATTCAGAACGACTCTGCATTCAATAGGAGGATAATGCATTATCTTTTGTCATCGGTGTAGCTCAGCTGTCGGCATACTGCAGCTGTTTGCTTTCCATCCAACAGGGAACCAGTATGTAGCGTTACAAACAATCTATAGTTTTCTCCTGACTCTCTAATTCTTTCTTCTTTCCGTCCCATTTGCTAATCTTACTCAATTACATTTCGCACATCCTCTGACCAATTAACTTATTCTTCACATTGATTCCTTCTGTTATGTTTCTGCACAGGTCACTTCTCACATTCGACAAGAACGTAATGAGGAAATTGCTTCACATTCAGAAGCCTGAAAATGgtgtataactttttttatcttcttattgaccaacAGGGATCAAGTAATATCTTCAGTTCAattcctttctttgttgtttcGTATTTCTCTAGTGCTCTTCGATCTCCTTCCTGTATCCTCTTTTCGTTTGTTCTGCTCATGCTAGCCCCGATGCTGTTccgatttctttcttcttttgtcttgaaagCCTGCTAAACATCGTGTTTTATTCTTAAAAAGTTTTTGATGACATTTCCGTTTCTATGTTACTGTTTCTTCTAGATGTTTTCCTATTTCTGATTTCCACGGATCAGTTAATTTATTTTTGCAGAAATACAGGAACGCTTGCTTCTTTACCCCGCTCTCTCGCAGTTGgtagaaatgttcaaagaaaattaacTTTCGCTTTACCATTATTTCtgatattttctgcatattttggGAGATCTGCTCATTACTTGCCATTTTCAAACTCTGTTTACTTTGTACTGCAGCCAGAATTTTTCTAACTATCCGTCTTTCCAGATGTTCCTATTCTGCTTGCTTTAGCTCATATTTAAGCTGTTACAGGCATGTAAATATTCCGGTCTTGGCACAGAATTTTAGTTATATATTTCTAGATATACATTACTTATTGATATGTTCTTGTCAAAAAATGCTCTTTTCCTTTTATTAATCTTAAAATCTACCGCAAATTTTTCTGTTCTATTCTACTGTATAGTTTCTTCAAGATATATAAATATACTAATGCTCTTTACTTTACTTTTTTcgtatttgtcataaattttgttttttgaacTGGAATTCTGAGATCCGCTCTATTCGCTATACTTTCCGGAAGATATATCTGAGCAACTGTTCTGTCAGATTTTCTGAATGCACTGTCAAATCATGTGTAAAAGCAATACAGTCTGTCTTATTCAATTTGATTTCCTTCACGAAATTATTGCTTCAGTTTTGTGACTTCTTAGCTGCAGTACCAGATCGTTACAATTTGTTCTAAAACCCAGTTAAGCAGTAAAAGTGGTAAGTCGTCGGCTTGTCTTAAGGCAGTTTGTATTTTAAATGGTTGAGATGTTTCTACGATGCATTTCACTTTATTCTATTTATTAAGGTTCACGAATATAACACTAAATTCTCTAATGATGTTTATCTATTGTCTTTCTGTCTAGaaaatcaaatgctttcttgaaatcaataaacgaTGCTTTTATCAGTTTTCTGGTTAACATTCTGTGGCTAATTATTGGTTTTAAGTTAAAAATCTGTTCTGGGTAGGGTCTTCTCTTTCGGAAAGCACCCTGATATTCTCTACTACGATTTGAAGTTCGAATTGTAGAGAATAAGAAATCCTGGGTGATCCCTGAAATCCAAAAACAAAATTAGGCTGTCAGCCTGTAATTTTGCTCACCTAacgttatcgttattattattattattattattatcattactcaaACTAGGGCCTAACCGGACCAAATATTACACAACAAGGCGCATATTCAGCATTATGTTTTAGCTGTCATTTGGGTACACATTACTTTCATTCTCACAGATTTGGCTCTTTGCCGCTCTTCAGACCAAGCTGTTCCGGCTGTGGGTTTGTCCAGCAAGCTAATTATGCAGTCGTGAATTTTCTGCCTAAATATTTTCCTTTTCACGTTGTGTAATTCCTGCGTCTTTTAGGTGTTCTGTTAGTGCACtgataaatttttttctttgagtTTTCGCTTTATTGCGAGTTTCGTGAAATTCCGCTGTCATCGGTTCCGGTCTTTTAAAACACTCACAGAATTTTAGCCTTCGTTTTTCGATATCCGAATACATGTTGATGTACTTTTCAGTTTCTGTATTTGAACTTTGTCTTTACGTTGCTCGTTCAGTATAATTTAATCTTAAAATATTCttgatttgttttctttttttatatatattacttGGATGTCTCTTTTTCTGTTTATAGTGAGAGTCTCATCCCCAAATAGGCACTCTGGCTTGATGACTGTGTTGCATTGTCTTTTTTGTATTTTGAGATACACAATCTATTATATGAAGCTATCTCTTGTAAACATGAAAGCTGTTCCGATTTTGGGACAACGAGTTTCGCAACCAGTCTTGTCTAGGCCAGTTTGCTGAATGATTTTATtaatataattactattattatacaCTGTGTAGGTAATTGGTTACAACCTATCACGGTGCTGTAGAGAAAGTCGTGATGAACAATTTGATCTGGGACAGATGATTGTGGCTCATCAGTTCAGGGAACTATCACTAATTGACCTACAAAAGTCACTTAAGCTTAAGCGCATATGCAGGGTGTGATATTTTCAGTACTCTCACGCTCTCTGCGCGAAAATTATTGGTCCTAGAGAAAAACTGAATAGGATCTTTTTCGTAGGACATTTGTagaagtttaattttgtactgggatacgttttccctAGGGGCTGTGGTGTCCGAACTATGCAAGAGAGATTTGCAAAAGTGGCCTGCAAACGAGCTCGCATCCTCTCAGTCACGGTCCCGGCTGTCATGACCTTTAGTATCTTGCTAATGGCTGCTCCTCCAACCTCACTGCAATAACATGCTACTgcacaaattattttcaaaatctgaCTTTTTTGTGTTAACTTCCATTGTCTTTGTCGGCTAtttcgagccgcgcgggattagccgagcggtctgaagcgctgcagtcatgaactgtgcggctgataccggcggaggttcgagtcctccctcgggcatgggtgtgtgtgtttgtctgtagaataatttaggttaagtagtgtgtaagcttaggaactgatgaccttcgcagttaagtcccataagatttcacacacatttgaacatttttttggctaTTTCGTAAACATTTTTACGTACACTTTACTATGAATGTATTCAAAGAAGAAAGACTTTTTCAAATGTTATGCATAAACTAATTACCCTTAAAAATCAATCTCAACTTAATCCCAACAAGTACATTAGTTTCGCAGTAAAAAGGGCACACGTACAAACCTATTTTACTGTTTATTTTCTGCTGTTCGAATTCACAAAATTTGAGGTGAAACTTGCACAAACATCAGGTTTACGATTTGTAAGTGGGCGATCAAGCAGATGGTGTAATAACAGCCCAGAAAATATAGAGATAAAAAAGTCACGGATTGGAAACGATTCGTGTAGTGGGAAATTTATGTACAGTGATGAACATACCAAAAATCATGAGTAGAGCGATGTAAGTGTGTGTGTAAGGGTGCGGGGAGGGGGAATGGGTTTGAATGACATTTTTATACTTCTTGAATCAATCGAAAACCTCGGTCCCTTGTGCAAACCAATCcctgtacaaaattaaactatattaaatttcctacaaaatgtatTCATTTTTTCTCGAGAACCAATAATTTGGCGCAGAGAATGAGAGAATACCGAAAGTCTCGGACATACGTTGTAGCTTTGATGGTTTTTATATGCAAATTTGAGGTAGTTTTCCGATTTGATGGGCCATAAATATTTTATATCAATTTGGTTGACGTCCTCTACACCAGTGTGGTATGCGGTAAACAATTATTGTTTGCTCTGCACTATACAAACTATAATGTTTGCTCGTTGAAGAGCcggcttggtggccgagcggttctaggcacttcagtccggagccgcgcgactgctgcggtcgcagggtcgaatcctgcctcgggcatggatgtgtgtggtgtacttaggtaagttaggtttaagtagttctaagttctaggggactgatgacctcagaagttaagtcgcagccccttcttttttttttctcagagccatttgaactcgttGAGGAAGCCtgtggtattggttcaaatggctcagagcactatgggacttaacatctcaggtcatcagtcccctagaacttagaactacttaaacctaactaacctaaggacggcacacacatccatggccgaagcaggattcgaacctgctaccgtagcggtcgcgcggttccagactgaagtgcctacaaccgctcggccactccggccagcgaagtCTGGTAAGAAAGGTGAAATACTctgataagtaaataaacaaaaaggaTAGCTGAGTAAGGTACAGTGTTTGAGTCCACGGCAATGACCGCCCGCGGCGCTCTGTTGCAGATCACGTGCGTGGCACTAGTGGGGCCGAGCGCGGGCCTACCCGCCCGCGCTTCCTCGGGGCGGCCCCGCCCACGAGCAGACGACCTGATCGCGGGAACCGATTTCCTGTCGGTGTTCATCGGGTCGTCACTGCCGCGGACTCCCCAGCAGGTGGTCAAACCTAGGTTGCGGGACTCCACCACGGCGCCAGAGGACATCGGCTTCGGTGCCCGCCTGGCGCCCAAGAGCTCCAGCACCACTCTGACCACTTCCCGCGCCACCCCGACGCCCTTTATCGCTACCACCGAGACCCCACTCTCTGGGCCGTCCACCCGCCAGCAGGATTACAGCAGCACGTTCGGCAAACCACCGGCAGAAAGCGACAGCGAGACATTCCAGTCCTCTACAGAACCCACCCAGCGGATCGAGGATTCCGCTTCCGAACTCCACTACAGGACTTACCCGCCACATAACTCTCCCACGACATCCGACGTCACCCTTCCTCCCGACAGTAGTATATCGGTAGTCACAGATATCGTCACATCGAAACAGGAACTGATATCACTTACCGCCGGAGACCCTACTGATGGTGACCAACACGCCAGTGACGGCGTGCTGTCTGCGTCGAGGATCACCAGCTTCTATGTGCAGCATCAGGATGAAAACACACGTGGCACTCAGCATCGTAGCCCTCAACAAACCTCAACGAATGGTGCATACCACAGCAGTAGTCCGCACAACTCTGTGCCAGACCCTAATGTTCACTATCAATCGTCAACAGGCCAAGGTGCCGAGACAGGAAGCTTGTTTCACAGCAGTGTTGGTCCCAGCCCCAGCTATCACACTGTAACGCTCCACGAGCAGCGTCAAGACCACAGTTACCAGGGACACAGTACTGCCTTTCCCCAATCCACCTCCAATTCGTGGTTCTCCTCCCATCCCACTCAAGCTACTCAAATAGTTGTTAACCACCCTGGACAGCCGACTTCTCGGCCCGAAAGTTCAACAGTACAACAAGTAATCTCCGTCCGTGTCTCTTCGTCGGTAGTGCAGGGTCCCTCATCACCGCCCAACACTGCACGAAGTAAACCGTTCGGTACATCTCAACCGAGTGATTCTCCATTTCACCACAGCAGTGAATCTTCCAGTCACGACAATTTTCTTTCTAGTCGGACGGAAGGTGATGGAGTGAGACAGTACTCGCAGACGTCGTTGCCCGATTCTGCGCAGGTGTCTCAAGAACGAGCCGTGGAGGACCAGCAGCAGGTGGTTCCCACGTCACTCGTGACCGAGGACCAGCCGGCGGCGACTGCTGTGCAGCGCAGCCAGTTCAGCGTCGAGGAGTCTTCCCCATCGGACATCTCGGCGCTGCACGCGCAGCGAGACCACCACAACAGGCAGCACAATTACCACGACGATGGCAGCGACCAGACGATCGCCACAGTGGTCGAGGTGCCAGCGCCCGCCGTGGTCAACTACGAGTCACGCGTGTCGTCGCCCACATCCAACAGCCGCGTCCAGTTCTACAGTGGGCCACCGCCGAGCCAACCTGAGCCCGTGAGGCGCCACGGCTGGACTCCTCAGCGCGGTCGCAAGAGCTTCGGTCACCaaggccagcagcagcagcagcagcaccatcaaCAACAGCAGTCGCAGCAGCAGCAGGACCAGCAGTCGCCAGCTCACCAACACCAGAGCCACTCTGAACCCTCAGAGCACAACTACGAGCAACCGGAGCAGAACTATGAAGTGGACGAGCAGCTGAGTGTGGTCACCAATGGCCGTGCACACGGCATTCAGCCCCAAGACGCGTCGCAAACCACTCAGCCCTCGACGGCCCCTGTGTCTGCGCCAGAAAATCCGCAGGTATGATTATCGCTTATTttttaactaaattatttattcGGTCTTCACAATTACAGCCCATTATCCAGATAAACAACATAGACTCACAACAAACATTTTTGTGTGCAATCTAATGTGTACAGTATATAATagtactgtcattaaaccagaatgcCTTTATGCATCAGAAAGCCTTTCGTTAAATCTAGCCAAACAATCAGGTGAAGTAGTAaagaacggccggccggagtggccgtgcggttctaggcgctacagtctggaaccgcgagaccgcctacggtcgcaggttcgaattctgcctcgggcatggatgtgtatgatgtccttaggttagttaggtttaagttgttctaagttctaggggactgatgtcctcagaagttgagtcccatagtgctcagagccattttttttagaaaaggACGACAGGAAAAATACTGTAATCAGGAAAATCTTGGGACCAAAATATgagaatgggaaatggaaattaagaaataatcaagaaatttatgaaaaaacaGAGCAATAGAGCAAACATTAGACACGATGATTAAGAGAAGAGTTGCATTTTATGGACACATAAAAACGCTCGATGAAAGCAGGATAACAGGAAGAACTTTTAAGTTCTTTAACAGAAACCCAAAAACATCAATGGCGTGGATAAAAGAAGTTAAAGCAAACCTGAGGGAAAAGGAAACAATGGATGCAGAAACTGGAGAAAGATAAAGGTTCAGAGTAAAAGTAAAAGATTTCAAGGGCCtccaggagaaaacaaagaaaaagcagATGCAATATGACAGAAGAAAGATGAGAAAAGTGTAGGGAAAGGATGAAAATTATtggaaagaaaggaaggaggaaagaaagaatacgtaagttatttcatgtggtccTTAGCAGGCcaaatcaataaaaaaaagtttattcctGCTACAAACATTACGAAAAAATTCTGATTTCAACAAGAAACGAACGCTTCGAcaaaagcaaaaaagaaagaaaagaaaatagttttTACGACTCAAAACTACTGCAAACATATTAGCAGGCTGCAAATACTATGGCGTTTCGTATTACAGTCCTGTTTCATATTGCCACGATCTCCCCTACTATTTTAGTATCTAACATGGTCTTAACCATATATTAGTGCTTTATCAATACCATTCTCTGATATTTGTGTTCTTggtacaactttttttttattaataattttttctcctaTCTAAATAACCAGTGACATCTAACTCCAAAGTCTCTGACAATCAACTGGGTGCCGGGCAGGTTGTCACAAAATTTTCTCGGACAGAACTTTTTCTCTGAAAAGTTGATGCCATGGTTAAAATTCATGCAGAAGTATAGTCAAGCATACATATTACGAGATATACTATTGATAGGAACGGAAACTGTGAACAATGCCTCTTCAGaatttaataataattcattgtgaCAACTTATAACAATGTGCACTAGTGTACGATTGTCATTTCATGAATAACGCacataaattttcatttatttccatcttcATTTTTCGATGTCATCTCATTCCATGCCTTCAGTATAGTCTCCCTGCGCTTTCAACGACCGCTTTTTAtaacactttgtacacatgtaaggATTAGATGCCTTTACGTTAAGAAGATAAACATGTATGAGTAAAAtcgcagtttaatcttagtttaattaaacaacgatTATATGAGATAACcaatgtttaattaaacaataacaaaataaacattCATTATATCACTCTGATGACGCGTACAAATATTACCCAACAATAATGACACTCTCTAAGCATGTGATCACAGCCAACCACTTATTCGATTGCTAATTACCTCGTAGACAACTGTCTCATTGTGGAACTGTGCCACTAGCTCGGAATTTTCTTGCACGCATCGTACATTGTTTTTCGCCTTGCTTGCTTTTTATTCTGCACTACTGCTGCTCACTTGCCAGTGTGTTAGctaaagcagtaaagaaggaataggtacGGGCTCGCAATTTTGAGCAAAATTGTAACGATACAAGACAACGTTATTTGTGTTTGGCGCACTTTATACATAGGCGTGCACGCTCGTGAGTAAACCACTTACTTGGCTGCTAATACTACTGTTAACTGTTCCGGCTGGAATCTGTATGTGTCCAAACACTCGCGTCATATCGTACAACTGATTTTAAGGTATCTAAATTGCTAGTAACTCTGTTTTCAAGAGAAGCTGAAATTTTCTGTGGCTATAATTCGGTGCATCACATTCATACCATTCTGCATGCGTGATCTCTATCATGTATGAATTATTTTCATCCAGGAGTGTCTGTAGATATCTCTTTAGCAGGATTCTTCTAATCGTTGCACCATATAATTTTAGTGCTAAGGGCTCCGAACCGGTAGACGGGTACGGTGTTCTAATAACAATGCAATTTTATTTCACGACGATAATGTGAGCAACTGTGATCACCAAATAGATTTCCAGCTTCCTCACAGACGAATATATATTCCTGATGGAAAGTCAATCTTAGCCCCTTAGATTCATCTAGTATCCCTGTTACCAAATGAACATTTATGCATGCTTGGCGACCCCATTCGTATCGAATTTCGCAGTAGAACTCTGCTATTATACTGTATGCTTGGGGGACTCTTGCCTTGTCTGTTGGATTACTAACCCAGCAAGGAAGCTTATGGTGAAGAATGACCTAGCTACAACCTTTAACCTGTTCATCAAATGACATACTCTTTCTGTATTGCTGACTAATGAAATATACGAGAAATACTAAAATGGGTTGTCAGACCTAGACGTGCATCCGTCCCCTTGTTTGTCGCTAGCAGTGATCTAATCAGGGTTCTAGTTAGTCTCACGATCCGAGTTAACGTCCCAACATGTGTCAGTACTCCTATCTTAGCTGGCGCTACAACGTAGAATATTGTAAACAGTTCTTTGGATGTAGGAAAGCCAATCTTGTCATCCTCAGATGTAGTGGTCCATCAATATAGGTAAGAAACGTTTCGGAACTATTTCAAAGACCAGATAGTCTAACCTTCGTCATGGAAAATAATTAGATTTGTTTGGAAAACAAGAATACATGTAGGAACCCCGAAAGGTAAAGCTCGTTTAGGGTGAGCTAAAGCCAGGA of Schistocerca serialis cubense isolate TAMUIC-IGC-003099 chromosome 2, iqSchSeri2.2, whole genome shotgun sequence contains these proteins:
- the LOC126456955 gene encoding mucin-12-like: MRPTLVAAALPLLLITCVALVGPSAGLPARASSGRPRPRADDLIAGTDFLSVFIGSSLPRTPQQVVKPRLRDSTTAPEDIGFGARLAPKSSSTTLTTSRATPTPFIATTETPLSGPSTRQQDYSSTFGKPPAESDSETFQSSTEPTQRIEDSASELHYRTYPPHNSPTTSDVTLPPDSSISVVTDIVTSKQELISLTAGDPTDGDQHASDGVLSASRITSFYVQHQDENTRGTQHRSPQQTSTNGAYHSSSPHNSVPDPNVHYQSSTGQGAETGSLFHSSVGPSPSYHTVTLHEQRQDHSYQGHSTAFPQSTSNSWFSSHPTQATQIVVNHPGQPTSRPESSTVQQVISVRVSSSVVQGPSSPPNTARSKPFGTSQPSDSPFHHSSESSSHDNFLSSRTEGDGVRQYSQTSLPDSAQVSQERAVEDQQQVVPTSLVTEDQPAATAVQRSQFSVEESSPSDISALHAQRDHHNRQHNYHDDGSDQTIATVVEVPAPAVVNYESRVSSPTSNSRVQFYSGPPPSQPEPVRRHGWTPQRGRKSFGHQGQQQQQQHHQQQQSQQQQDQQSPAHQHQSHSEPSEHNYEQPEQNYEVDEQLSVVTNGRAHGIQPQDASQTTQPSTAPVSAPENPQVDSAGNKAGYVVEGRGFRKYRVEERTPDGFIVGEYGVVNSEGDPLRAVRYTADGTAPTKLIDQALSHFLSL